The genomic region GTGTGTaggaagaagagaactcatgtttgatgccctcctcctcaagaaagcgttcaatttgagagttcttgaactccgtcccattatcgcttcttaccttcttgatccttaatccaaactcattttgagctcgtctcaagaatttcttcaaaGTATCTTGGGTCTGAGATTTCTCTTGAAAAAGAACATCCAAATGAAGCgaaaataatcatccacaataacaagactatACTTACTCTCACCGATGCTTATGAAAGCGATTGGGCCTAATATACATGTGGAGCAGCTCAAGAAGTCgatcagtcatcatgatgttcttgtgtggatggtgaactCCAACctacttccctgcttggcatgcactatatgtcttgtctttctcaaaatgaacatttgttagtcctaaagtgTGCTCCtcttttagaagtttgtgaagtttCTTCATCTCATCATGAGCAAGTCGACGATGCTAGAGTCAACCCATattagttttagcaattaagtAAGTGTCAAGTTTAGCATTTTCGTTTGTGAAATCATTAAATATAGTTTACAGTTTAACCCTACCTTAAAAGCAACCGAGTCATCATTTGATCTAAAAATGGTAACACCAACAatggtaaatagacagttatagccTATGTGACAtgattgtgaaacagaaagcagattgtaatctaaagaatctacaagggaTACATTGGAGATGGAATGGTTagtagatattgcaattttatcTAGACCTCTTACCAGAACTTGATTTCCATCACAGAATGTGATTGCTTTTGGGGGATAATCATTTCTTTcataggagaacatcttcttctcccttgtcatatggtttgtccatccaatgtcgattatccaacttgttcctctggatgcataaacctacaacacaggTTTGAGCCTTTTTCTTTGGTACCCAAAcaatcttgggtccttttacattagaaacaaacaCCTTAGGCACCCAGGCACAAGTTCTTGGACTCTTGTGCTTggacccaacatatttggcaactaccttgtcaGATTTGCTAGTaagaacataagatgcatcaaaagttttaaatgacaaTCTTGGCTCAGTTGATGCATAAacattctttttaggcattttagaaGTTTTAACATGTGAagtagaatgcctagaactagatgcttcATTTCCataaatataagcatgatgaTGAACATGAGCATTCTTTGCATGCTTAGCATGATAATTCTTAGGATAAACAATgtaagcattatcatcactaataattggagccttgcccttaacaaattgAGGAACTTTCTTTCCTTGGGCATTAATTTTAGTGTTGTCCTTGCCCCCAGGTTGGAAGCCAacaccatccttaatgtcagggcgtctcatATTATAAAAGCATGCTACAAGCAAAAAAAAATTCATTTTTAGCGCATACTCAACAATCTtaacatctagttttgctatgtaATCATTTTGGttcttaattaaagcaaggtgatcatcaatagcatcAACATatatacatctattgcaaatagaaacatgctcaatggaagATGTAGAGGCATGACAAACATTCAATTTCTCAATCTTAGCAACCAAGTCAACATTCTCAGAtttaagacaggaaattgaatcattgcaaatttCTATTTGAGACCAAGTTCCTACTTAGGTAACTCTGTGGATAGCTGGGCTTTCCCCATGCGTAAGTGGGTCTCCGAGATGGTCTCTCTCGGACCACTTCCCGTTGTCTTTAGTGTTGAGGTTACGACCAAACTATTGTAGGCCTTGTTTCTCCGACACACGATGGTGGTCGTGCCATAAATGTGGTTGGTGTGGTATCACAAGACTAATATAAGCCCTCCAGGTATAACAATGGTGCGTGCAAGCATCAAGTGGTAAGAGGTATACAAGCCTCACTAAACACTAGGTCTAAACCTAGAAGAAGCACATAAGTAGTAGTCTAATTAGGGTAAACATTTCGCAAATCACATATTCCAATCACCATATGTATCACTAAGCTCTATGCAAGTGGAGAACACTAGAATAGAGCACCAACTACTTTGTTATGTTTCTAAACTCACACACACTTTAAATGGCAGTTTGGGATGGTATTTATAGACCCCAAGTCTAAAAATAGTCATTGTCAAAAGCTTCTGTAATCTGCTTATGTACCAGACATGCCGTTGATAGCACCCGATATCACATCGTACTTCTGACAATTCGACCACTAAAAATAACTGCTATGATATTTTTCTAGGACACTAGATATTTGCATCAGATAGGAACACCAAACATGTTTGGTGCTTCAATGTGGTCGCTATAATGTTATGTGTGAACCAAATATGACACCAGGAGCACCAGCCATGTCTCGTGTTGTGTTTAGCATGACCTATTTTCGTATTTCGCGCATAACGTTTGGTTCTAAACTCTGATTTTGATGATTTTGGATTTTTGGAAAAGCTAATAAAAATCTATACTTTTAATTTAGCCATGTCAATTTGAGCGAATCTAAAATCATAAGACACTTTTAATTTGGCCACCCCTTTGCCCCAAGTTTAATAACTTCACTTTCGTTTGTCTTTGACTTCTACTTTTGGGTGTCCTATACTCCACCTCGGAGGTTTTCAATGAGGCTTCTGATGTTTTATTTAAGGTATTGTTCATTTAAACCATCACTTATTCACTTTCTCTAGATCCAAATCCATCTATTTTAACTATATTTTATATATTAGCAAACAACATTAATCTAAACAGTCATGTTCTTACTTAAACAACATTAATCCAAATCCATCTTACGTCTGATGACTATTTTCGATCGCTAGAGAACCGTCCCCTAAAATAAcagtggccgccgaaaatgatTGTAGCTGTTGTTATGACACCAAAACCCAAATATAGTGCCCGTAGGTCGATTTCACTTATGAAACAAGAATGCACAGGAGAATTACATATGCACACATAACGATCGCACGTAATCAACACATTTTGAAGAAGTCTGGACAACTCAACTCCCAGTCTGACGACGGATTCCTACATAGCAGTAATGTCCAAACTGCTGGCCGTCACAGTTCCATGGCACCCCCTCCCGCGGGTCCAGCAGCAAGCCAAGCCAAGCCGTCTCCCGAGGCCCGGTAGCTCTCGGTCACGTTGTCGCTCAGCACCGCACCATCCAGTGTGTCGATGGCTCGCTCATACCTCCCCGCCTCGTTGCTATACCTGTACGCCTGCGTCGTAGCCGCGGAGCCGTCGAGCACGTCGTGGCCTCTGACGAGCATCCACCCCGCGGCGGCTTGCTCGTCGACCACCCTCGTCTCGCCATCAAACAGCCCCTCGGCCTCGGCGTCGGTCTCGACGCTGAGGGAGTGTGTCAGGTTCGCCCTCATCACGTAGGTGTCGTTCTCGCCGTCCTCCGTCACCATCTCCAGCCACAGCGGGTACTTAGCCTCCGTCTCCACCTTGCCGACCGCCTTCCGCGTCTCCGACGACCGGACGACGACCTCCGTGTCCTGCTCCACCTGCAGCCGGACAGTCTTGTTCCTGCCCTGGCTGGTGAAGTCCACCAGGCTGGTCACCTCCAGCTCCGTCTCCACGTTCGTCGTGAAGTTGCCGAACGACGACTTCACCCACCCGCTGAACTGGGACTTCCTCTTGGCACGGATCTTGAACTTTCCGTCCAGTGGCCGCCGGGTGCTGTACCGGCGCTTGATGGACAGACGCGGCGTCCTGTACCGGCTGAGCGCGGCCGATACATTCGTCGAAGCGGGGTCCAGCCACAGGTGCAGGTTGGCGTCAACAAGCCACTCGGCGATGCCATCCACTACGCTTAGGACGATCTCGTGCGGCTTGCCGTCGACCAAGATTCCCAGaaacggggtgagctcgacgtcGTAGGTCGGGAGGTCGAAGGCGCCCAGCGCCGCCACGGGCTGCCAGAACAGCGGGTTGATGCCGCCCGTGTAGATCACGGGGAACGGGACGAACGAGCCGGCGAAATGGCGGTCCACGCTCACGACGACCTCGCGGTACGCCGCGTTGCCCCGTCCCGTGGTGAGGTTGTTCTCGCGGATGTAGAGGTCCGGCGGGTTGGAATACCAAAACTCGTCGTTTGAGTGCGGGGACACGAAGACTTCGAGGACTGCGCGGTAGGTGTTCGATGGAATTCTCACAAGCTTGGACCGCGGGTCCGACGAATTCTGGATGCGGAACCAAAAGCCATTGCTGCTGCCCATGCCCTCCGAGATTGGCAGGATCAGATCCGCCGGCTGGAAGTACGACGCCGGCAGTTTTAGTGTCGCCTGGCCGCCGGGTTCCGCAGAGCCGGCAGCTGAGGAGGACCCCGCGTCGCCGAGGTAAGCAGGGACGCCGTGGAACTCGAGGGACACGCTGACGTTGTATACGCCGGTGTACACGTCGTTGACGAGGTTCTCCAGCATGACAGAAAGCTCGCCGCCGCGCGGGGACCGGAGCAGCGCGGAGTAGCGGGTGACGTCCTTGTGGATGGTCCAGCGAACGCCGTCGGTGGTGGGCTCGGCCGTGGTGGTCCGGAGGAGCTCGGCGCCGTCGAGCCAGACGGCTGCGACGCGGTCGTACTGGTCACCGGCGATGGCGACGGAGAAGGAGAGAACGACGAGGGACCAGGGCGCAGGGCACTCGGCTGGCGGCGCGTACGCCGCCTTGGCGGGGGGAGTGCCGTAGGTGTTGGCGAAGGAGTAGGAGAGCACCGGCAAGACGCAGGTCGACGCCCCCGGCGGGGACCGCGGGACCGGATAGGTGGGGTCAAGATACTCTTGCGCCGGCGAATTACTGAGGCCCGTTCTGGTGCCCGAGCCCACACGCGGGGAGGCATAGTGGTCAGGAACCTCGGAGAGGGCCGGGACGAGGATTAGGAGATGGAGGAGGACGCGGAGACGCGGCGCGCGGCGCTGCATCTTGCGCTGTTGTGGCGACTGGCGATGGCGAGGCGAGATGCGTGCAAGCTAGTCCTGTACTCCTGTTTCCCTTGGGCTCGAACAGGGGAGGAGGGAGAACAGAGCAGGGGGGAATCACTGTTCACTAAATTCTCCATATCAGTTCTTCTCTGCTACTTCATGGGTGTTTAGTTTGAAAAGTCAATTCATTCAAGACGAGGTGATACATCATTAGTCTATTTCATAA from Zea mays cultivar B73 chromosome 6, Zm-B73-REFERENCE-NAM-5.0, whole genome shotgun sequence harbors:
- the LOC100274582 gene encoding Peptide-N4-(N-acetyl-beta-glucosaminyl)asparagine amidase A-like precursor: MQRRAPRLRVLLHLLILVPALSEVPDHYASPRVGSGTRTGLSNSPAQEYLDPTYPVPRSPPGASTCVLPVLSYSFANTYGTPPAKAAYAPPAECPAPWSLVVLSFSVAIAGDQYDRVAAVWLDGAELLRTTTAEPTTDGVRWTIHKDVTRYSALLRSPRGGELSVMLENLVNDVYTGVYNVSVSLEFHGVPAYLGDAGSSSAAGSAEPGGQATLKLPASYFQPADLILPISEGMGSSNGFWFRIQNSSDPRSKLVRIPSNTYRAVLEVFVSPHSNDEFWYSNPPDLYIRENNLTTGRGNAAYREVVVSVDRHFAGSFVPFPVIYTGGINPLFWQPVAALGAFDLPTYDVELTPFLGILVDGKPHEIVLSVVDGIAEWLVDANLHLWLDPASTNVSAALSRYRTPRLSIKRRYSTRRPLDGKFKIRAKRKSQFSGWVKSSFGNFTTNVETELEVTSLVDFTSQGRNKTVRLQVEQDTEVVVRSSETRKAVGKVETEAKYPLWLEMVTEDGENDTYVMRANLTHSLSVETDAEAEGLFDGETRVVDEQAAAGWMLVRGHDVLDGSAATTQAYRYSNEAGRYERAIDTLDGAVLSDNVTESYRASGDGLAWLAAGPAGGGAMEL